CCCACAACGCCCTCTGCCCTCCTCTCTCCTGGCTGCTTGCCTCAATCCCTGCTGTCACCTGGGAGCTGGGAATGTGCATGTGAGTGCCCCTTGTTTAAATGCATAGGAGAGGCCCCACTTctctcagctcagtctgggcagaTGGCAGCACCCTGCTAATTCCCTAGTGATCCCAAAGGTGCAAGCCAATGTATGTGGCAGAGAAACTCATAGGCTCTTCTCTGTGGGATGACTGGGAAGGCACAGGGCCCTTGTGGCCCCTCAAGAAGAGATGCTGGAGGGCGGCAGATGGAACAGTTGCTGAGACCCCTTAGTACATCCCTGCATAGCGCTCCAGCCAGTCAccaggccagggcaggggggcagaaaTGCAAGGCTGTGACTGTGCATGCACTGAGCTTTGTCACTGTGTGAATTGCATGCACACACCCCGCTGCAGTGACTGCCAGGCCCATGCTCAGCATGCACTCTGCCTGTGGAGAATCAAAGAGTGCAGGTGCAGCCCCACCCACCTGGGTCAGCTTGGGGCCAAGCAGCAAAGCATTTTGCTATATGAAGTTTAATCTGTTACTTGCAACTAGTATTTTCAACTTTATTTTTGTAAGGATCAGGAAGTCAAGTGAAGTATGTGTTATGGCCAAGCAGCAAAGGCAGGGGCCATTACAGGACGGTGTGGGTTACAGGTTCTTCTGGCAGGACACTCCTTGGTGCACTGAGATGGCCGCTCCTGCATCACTCCCTAGCCGTGGTCCCAGccagccactgcagctgctgggtggcAATGCCCTGCTCCTGTCGCTCGCCAGTGACCAGGCCTGACCTCCCGGGGCTGCCCACACAACACTTGCCTTCTGCAGTAAATCAGATGTGCTGACGATGTGCTGGGTCAGATGAAATTGAAGCGGGACCAGCTTGTGCTCCTAAAATAGCTCCTGCACCACCCTAGGCTGCAGCTTCAGAGTGAGATGTCAGACAGCAGCTGGGAGTCATGCCCCAGGACAGTGCCCCTGATGGCTTGTCCTGGCCTCTGGGGCTTTACTTCTACCTCAGCAAGGACCTTTCCCATTGGCTCTGGCCACTGAACTGCCCATAGCGCTGTCAGCCAGGCTGAAAGGGCAGGGCTTGGAGAATGGCTGCCAGGCTGCCTGCTTGGGCCAGGCAtgtgggggtgggctctggggggaacccaggccttgCTTTGGTTCAGCTGTTCTCCAGCATGTGCACAGCGAGTGTGTCTGTCTTGTGCGTTCCAGCAAGGCTGGGAGCTCCCACAGGCTCAGGGCAGACTCCCACATGCTGCAGACACCACTGTCCTCAAAAAAGAACTTTTGCAGGTCACAACTGAGGATTTTGAAGTCGTCTGCAGAGGCCTCTACCGGGCTTTGTGCATCCGGGAGAAATACATGCAGAAGTCGTTTCAGAGGTTCCCCAAGACCCCGTCCCAGTATCTGCGCAACATTGAAGGCGAGGTTTGGCGAGCCAATGATGGGTGCGCCCCAGGTAACTAGCAGCCATGGCTTCCAGGGTAACTCACAACTAGCACAAACAGGAAGAGtagctggggagcccagggctgtgcaGGCAAGCAGATGTCCTGGGTAGCGAGGCCGGGGGTGCTGAACCTGCATCTATCTGGGGGAAATGACTCCTGTTGTTGAGGCtacaggaatgcagcctcacccCATCGAGCTTCAAACCTGTCTCCAGCAGAGACTGACCCCATGATGTGTGGGGAGTGGAGCCCCTCTGAATGCCCTAGGTCTCTGCCATGCTCCCAGTGGGGTGAGAAGGTCCCCTGCTGCCTTGTAAGCCATCTGAGCATGACTGGCCCTGTCCCTCCTGGTGTGATTCCTCCCCGGATGCTGTGAGGCTGAGGAAGGGATCTGCCCCCTGCTGAGTGCAGCAAGCTTGGACACAGCAGCTAGGAAGGCATCATGTGAAAGCAGATCTCTTGTGGTTGCAGCGTCCCCTGCATACGCTCACTCGTCTCCGTGCCCTAGATCCCTCCAGAGCTGCCAGATCTCCACCAGCAATCTGTGTCTCTGGGCAGGCTGCGCTCTTGCTCAGGCCTGGAGAGACTCAGTAGCCAGAGAGCTGGGATGCCGGCTCTACCACCGGAAAGGCAGGGAAGGGCCCCCAGAGTAGGGTGATCAGTTAGCAACTGTGAAAtaacgggacagggggtggggagcaataggcacctatataagaaaaagtccccaaaagtGGGACTGCCCCTaaaaaaacgggacatctggtcaccctaccccagaGGAGCACGTTGGCAGCAGCGGCTTGTGTCTGTCTGGGCCCCATGCTGGGCAGCCATTGGCCTGGCCTTGGGTTCCAGGGTGGGCTACCTGCATTCATGGGCAGGCTGGCGCTGCCTCTGCCCTCAGCCCCGAAGTACAGCAGTGTGGCAAAGGCTGCCCTGCCAGGCCCATTGCTCACCCGCACTCTGCCTTCGGGACAGCATTCACCCCCCCTGTGAAGGAGGGTGAGGACCCTTTCCAGTTGGACAATCTCCCTGAGGACCTGGGATACTGCATCCGCATGCAGGGCGGTGTGGTCTATGTCTATGCTGACGCAGTGGCTGCCAGACGCGGGGAGCCCAAGGACCTGCCTTACCCCAACCTCGAGGACTTCCTCGATGACATGAACTTCCTCCTCGCCCTGATTGCACAGGGACCCATGTAAGTGCCCAGCCAGGCCCCCACCCTGACACTCAGAGGGATGTCAGGGGACCCCCATCAGGCTGTGCGCTGCAGAACTTTGCAGCCCTCAAGCAGGACACCAGCTCCCGCTTCAGTCAGAGGGGCTGGCCAGGCCCCCAGCAATACCTGCCAGGCCCCTGGTGCGCAGaggagcccagccctgctgcaggcctCCATGGCTGCCCTCTGGGACTGAAGCATGGCCTGGAGGAGTTTGGCGGGATGCTGTCACTGCCCCAGCCGCTGGCTTCCCTGCTGCCTTTAGGGACATGCTAAATGCCCTGTCTGCCTGGCCCCACACAACTAGTGATGGAGGGAGTGTCGTTATGGGGCACAGAGCCAGCCCCTGGCACTCATGGGTATTAAGGACCCCAGGGCAGTCTGGGTGAAAGCAGCTGTTAGCCTTGGTGTCATGGCTACAGCCCCGTGTGGGTGATGACAGGCCCTGGCCATGTCACTCAGAACCTGCTTCTTCAGGCTCAGTGCTAGGAGCTGCCATGCCATGTTGCTGTGCACCGttacacagctgctgctgtgccCCCGAGACAGCTGGGTGTCCAAGGAGGCTCCCTTCACCCAGCCCCCACTCGGGTGACCCTGCCGCTGGCTCTGTGGGAGTGCAGACATCACCCCTCCTGGGTACAGtgctctggggtggtgctgggtgGGAAGCGCTATAGGATTCAGGTAATTACAGCAGGAATTTCATGCCATGTGTGAGCTGCATGGCAGCAGTGCCCTTGTTCGCACCTCCTGTAGCATCCCCAGGTCCCATGCACTCAGCTGGGCCTGAACGTGCCTGGTTCTGACCCTTTGTCTCTGTCAGGAAAACCTACACTCATCGGCGCCTgaagttcctctcctccaagttcaGTGTGCACGAGATGCTGAATGAGATGGAGGAGCTGAAGGAGCTGAAGAACAACCCTCATCGGGATTTTTACAACTGCAGGAAGGTGAGGGCCCGGGATGATGCAGATCCCGGGATCCGGCCTGCCAGATGGGCTGTGTCGCGGGCACGCGGGCTCTGCCTTGACTCCTTCCTCCGCAGGGCAGGTGATACAGGCACTGGTGCTGCTCCGGCAGCTTTCTCCATCCCGCACCTCTCCCTGGGGCAGCACAAGCTGCTGTGACCCCTGAGCAGACCCTGGGTCATCCCTGGAGGTGTGAGCGTGTGGAGGCATGGCTGGGGTGCAGGCACAGGGAGTACCCTCCTCTACCCCAGTGGTCACCATCGCTTACTGGGATCCAGGTTGATGTGCTCCCTGACGTCAGGGCAGACTTGCCATGGCCACAGGCAGTGTCAGCAGCATTCCTTTCTATGGTCCTGGCTGCCCTGCCTCCTCACCAACGCCGTCTGGGCCCTGGCTAGACTGATGGCTCCCCTCTGCCTGGCAGGTGGACACCCACATTCATGCTGCGGCCTGCATGAACCAGAAGCACCTGCTGCACTTCATCAAGAAGTCGTACCGTGTGGACGCGGAGAGGGTCGTGTATGACGCCAAGGGCAAGAAACTCACCCTGAAGGAGCTTTTCCAGCAGCTCAACCTGCACCCCTATGACCTGACGGTGGATTCTCTTGATGTCCACGCTGTGAGTCTGTTGGCCTCTGCTGTAAGACGTCCCATGcctgccctgccactgggccaTGCCCCCACATGTCCCATGGACACCCTCACCTACCTCTCCTAGGGCACTCCATCACATGCCTTCTGTCACCTGGGACCCCTCCCCAGGCACATACTGCACCAGCTCTGTCCCATGGCAGGGTGGCCACTTTTCCTTGTCTAGAATTGGGGTTAATCCTCTCCTTTCCAGTGAGGCCTTAGTCCATTGCACCCCACCCCTTTAGGTCCATGAAGCATTATCCGCCCTCAGCTCTGACCCTGATTTGCACCCCAGGGGCGCCAGACCTTCCAGCGCTTTGACAAGTTTAATGACAAGTACAACCCGGTGGGAGCCAGTGAGCTGCGTGACCTCTACCTGAAGACAGAAAACACCATTGATGGCGAGTACTTTGCCACCATCATCAAGgtgagcgtggggggggggggtcaagggACACAAGGGGCACCAGTGCAGCAGAAAGGAGCCTGGAGGCCCACAGTATGCCAAGTTCCAGCCAGTGAGTGGGGCACACGTGACCACCTGCACCCTTACGTCTGCAGGAAGTCAGCGCTGACTTGGAGGACGCCAAGTACCAGCACGCGGAACCCCGCCTGTCCATCTACGGGCGCTCACCGGAGGAGTGGCCCAAGCTGGCCAGCTGGTTCAACCGGCACAGGGTCTACTCCCCCAACATGAAGTGGATGATCCAAGTGCCCAGGATTTAGTATGTGCCATGGGGTGAAATTCCGGGTGTCGGGGCACGGCTGGCGGGAGGAGGAGCGGCCTCACTTACCGACGTGGCAGCCGTGGGGCGTCCGTAGAGGAGGTTCAGGGGGAGGTGTTCTGTCCATGCTGGGGGCTGTGCAGCTCTCCTGCTGGAGGCTAACCCTGGTCTCTGTCCCCAGCGACGTGTTCAGGGCCAAGAAATTCCTCCCCCACTTTGGGAAGATGCTGGAGAATATTTTTGTGCCAGTGTTTGAAGCGACCATCTGTCCTCAGGCCAACAAGGAGCTGAGCGTATTCCTGCGACACGTGAGTGCTGCACAGAGAGGCCTGGGTCTGACGAAGTGCTGACGGGAGGGGTGGTGCCTCTGGGGCTCAGACCCCACCACTGTCTGCCACACTGGTAAGCTCGGCATTAGCACCGAGCCCTCTGCCACAGGTCAGGGAAGTCAGCCTCCCAccctccctgctctggcccccagcAGAGAAATGGGTTGGGGTTGGGAGGTGCCAGGAAAGGGAGGCCTGTGAGATGAGCAAGCAAGCTCCTTTCTGAGTTTACCAGGTGCTGGGCCATTGAGGGGGGCCCATGCTAGTGGGTGGAGCCCGGCACCCCTCCTGTGCTGCACATGCCAGGCTCTGCACGGGGTTCTGGGCAGgatgagctggaggagctgggccccctcctgcactgcacgTGCTGTGGTGCTTGCAGTGCGAGCGGTGTCCGGCACTCCGTGCCATGTGCCCTGGGTCAGGGAGATGGGTGTCCGAGGTTGCTTCGcccatggggagggaggtggcGTCTGGCTTTGCTCAGACACCCCCTCGATCGGGAGAGCCCTAGAAGCCAGGGGAGGGTGGTGGGGCTGACCCATTCCTGTCTGCTTGTGCCAGCAGATCACCGGTTTTGATAGCGTGGATGACGAGTCCAAGCACAGTGGGCACATGTTCTCCACCAAGAGCCCCAAGCCGGACAAGTGGAGCCATGAGAAGAACCCGTCCTACACCTACTACCTCTACTACATGTACGCCAACATCATGGTGCTCAACAGCCTCCGCAGGTGGGTCCCCGCACGGGGTACGTGTGCTGCTGGTCGCCTCTGGCGGGACCTGGTTCACGGGCTGTGAGAGGTCCTAGTCGGggccagctatggtcactcaattagggtgaaccgCAAAGAatgggcagacaatccccataaagctggtggatattccaatacttagatttaccaagccagcataaaacagcttctttataaCCTTCCCGGTTAATCAGaaatccaaacaacacagttcccttaaagcaggggttctcaaactggaggtcaggatccctcaggaggtggtgaggttattacatggggggtcacaagctgtcagcctccaccccaaatcccgctttgcctccagcatttttaagactgttaaatatataaaaaagtgtttttaatttattaggggggggtcacactcagaggcttgctatgtgaaaggggtcaccagtacaaaagtttgaaaactactgtCTTAAAGTGATggagcctcaggcctccatctgggtacccacgtcaaatatgatgaacatttctgtaaatcttatttcattatataaaataaaaggttctaccaatcccaaaggatcggacacatcaCCTCTCAgattattgaatattccagatcttacccaaatacatgctacagccaattcttaataactaaactaaactttattaaaaaacaaaagagagagagtagggttaaaagatcaatatacatacagacatgagttcaattaattgaggttcagattcatagcacagatggtgagctttgtagttgcaaagagtttttTCAGAAATAGCTCATAGATTATAGTCCAATATCCAAACGTCATATTCAGGGAATAttagcataactgggacctcagacTTGTGACTCACACTttccctgatgaagcctaagcagatctgagatgacagaatcaggacccaaagaTCTtatatacaatttcatgtcttttgacaagtttgAGTTCAAAGGGTAATtagcatgactttgaaggaggtccattaCCGGTACTTATTGTTCCTCCACCtttcacagattatttgctatacatttaaaagagagatgaatacagagatatcccgtgtttacaattcagTTAAATGACAGCATGTTCTTTTGACcactgaattatcagaatacagcatagacagggactgttgattacattgtggaccttactcatacatatgtaaatatgcAAAACCACagacattatctccccacatgtcttttgagggttatttattctgcaggatgtttaaccctttctaccCATGCATCACACGGGCATTGTGCCCCATATGGAGGGAGGGGATGTTGGCTGTGAGTTGCCTccagcagaagcacagagagacctGTGTTCATGCTTTGCAGGCGGTGCTGGGGCGGCTCTGCTGGGGTCTGTGCTTCCATCGCAGAGATTGCCCAGCGCGGGAGCCCTGGAGCTTCCTTGACAGCAGGGAGACACGAGCGATTGTGGCAAACACCTGGGCTCAGCTGAGACTGTCTCCTTGCACCCAGTCTGAATGCACTACGGAGAATAAAGGACAAACACTGAGGCCTGGGGTTGGGCTGAGCGCTGGGGGTCCCATCCCTGGGAATTGgtctggctgggctctggggtccTGTCCCTGGGAGAGGGTCCGGCTGGGCTCTAGGGGTCCCTCCCTGGAAGTGGGCTTCCAGCTCAGCTTCAGCTCCCGCCCAGCAATGCCCTCCCACTCCTTGCATCAGCCCCAtgtaggtgctagaactaggggtgctgggggtgctgccacaccccctggcttgaagaggtttccatcatacacaggggttacagtttggttcagtcgCTCTCAGCACCTCCGCTACACAAgttattccagcacccctgcatatATTGCTGTCTGCACACAGGGAACGCGGCATGAACACCTTCCTGTTCCGACCCCACTGCGGGGAAGCTGGGGCCATCACCCACCTGCTTGCAGCCTTCATGACAGCAGATAATATCTCCCATGGCCTGAACCTAAAGAAGGTGAGTGTGAGGGAGAGTCTCTTaatgtttttccccctcccccgcaccaatGCTGTTATGAGCTGCATGGCTCcagagggtgcagggggatggtCTGTCCAAGGCCCTGTCTTCACAGCCAATGCCAGTGGCTCTTGCTTCACACCCTCCACTGgccttgcagggctggggcccacacacagacattaagtgacttgcccagggcacCCTGGAggtgtgtgtggcagggctggcaattgaacccaggtctcctgagccccagtccggTCCCATAGCCCCACCCCACATGACTCTTACACACTGAACTGTAATATGCTGTCCCATGTCACTCAAACACAGCACTCCCACCTGGAGCACCATGTGTTCCCCAGCACTGAGATCCCTGCTCTGGGCCGTCTGCTTGGAGAAAATGCTGAGGAGGTGAGAATCTGTGCTTGCAGGGTGCACAGACCATGGAGGAACCAACTGGCTTAAGCCAAGGCAAAGCCCAGATCTACTCCCCGTGGATTTATAGGACAGTGACTGACCCTTCCCTTCTCAGAAAGCAGCTGTGAGCTCTGCATCCCAGCTCTCTTTGCCAGGGCATGGAAGGGTTGGCTGTAGGTAGCAGAGAATGCAGCAGCGTCTGCCACCACCCTGCTCTCCACCTCCGCCCTGAAGATGGCCACGCTCTTCCTTTCAGAGTCCTGTGCTGCAGTACCTGTACTTTCTTGCCCAAATCCCCATTGCTATGTCCCCGCTCAGCAACAACAGCCTCTTCCTTGAGTACGCCAAAAACCCGCTGCTGGACTTCCACCAGAAAGGCCTGATGGTCTCTCTCTCCACGGACGACCCCATGCAGTTCCACTACACCAAGGTATGGTGCTAGGGCAGGCCTGGGCATGGAAATACCACCCAGGGTCCTTACGTTGCACTGCAGTATGGGGACATGGGAgctatttgtacagcacccagcacaatggtgcCTGCTCCGAGAGGGCCCTAGGCACTGCCGTAACAGAGGAATGGGAATGCTGGCTGTGCCCCCATAGGCACAGAGCTGTGCCGCAGGTGCTGGGAGGAGTCTGGCTGCAGGGCCAGCTGTTCGTGCAGCACTGtgcatgctcctctcccccccgATATGATTCTTGTGTTGCTCTAGGAGCCCCTGATGGAGGAATATGCCATTGCTGCCCAAGTCTTCAAACTCAGCACCTGTGACATGTGTGAGATTGCCAGGAACAGTGTCCTGCAATGTGGTCTGTCCCATGAGGTACATCTGTCTGTCTGCCACATCTCTCTTGGGGAGGGGCCAGCTACTCAGCAGTTCGCCAGTGGCCTGGGAGTGAGGatttcccttcctgcagctgtgtcCATGTGTGCATCAgagtgggtgggggagctggagggatgGCTCTGCCTGTTTGGAGAGTGACACATCAGACCTGGTGCTAAAGGGAATTCGAGACTCAGAAGCAGCTTCTCCGGGAGGCTGCAGAGGCCTGCCAGTGCTAACCTGCGCACAGCACGGCAGCCGGGATTCTGCAGAGGAAGGCTGTCCAAGGGAGATGAGGGCATAGATCCATGCAGTGCCTTTCATTCTGCTCCCTTGTCTCTGCCAGGAGAAGACCAAGTTCCTGGGGGAGAATTACCGTGAGGAGGGGCCCCAAGGCAACAACATCTGGAAGACAAATGTACCTCAGATCCGCATGGCCTATCGCTATGAGACCTGGTGCTACGAACTCAACCTCATCGCAGAAGGCCTGAAAACCCCGGAGTAGATCCCCAAACTTGCTTGGACCCTGATGCCTCCTCCACTCTGTCAGGGCCGggggcagcccagagccccacccaTGCCTGCCCTTCGCTCTCTTGTGTGGCAGCACTCAGAGATCACATGCTTTCTCTGGGGGGTTACTAGCTCTGGGTGTTCAAAAATCAGTAGTCAGGCCCTGaaaatcatgggatttttaacaaataataaagttgggttctttttctttgctgtgtggtTTCTGGGTCACTTGGTGTCATGTTTTCAGGCATGTCTCTCTAGCCATGAGGGCTGGAAATGTACTCTTTGCAAGCAAAAGGTGAGAATCTCTCTTAATcgcaggactccaggagctggagctttaagaaaaaactcAGATATTGTGAGTGGCAATTAAATCACCAGAGGTGGCAACACAGATTCTGCCTGTTCAGATATTCACAAATCAGAAGCAAATGACTCAGCTCCAGCCTTCTATGAGTGCTGTATCAATGCTGTATGCAGAATAACACCCATCCCAGTGACAGGCTATACTGCACCACTCCATATTATGGGGATAAGCCTATTCTGAGGGAATCAGCCCTGCAAAGCTTCAGGCTGCCCATCCTCATGGCAAGTGCTGACAGTGAGGGAGCACAGGTGAAGGACCACGTCAAGACTAAGCTATCTCTGTCCCTTGGCCCAGCCCATATAAGCAATAGCACAGAAGGTAATGGCAGCCCTGCATGGGTGGGGATCAGGAAAGGGTGGAGCTGGCAGGCATCcgctctgtctctcacacacacacgggcaTGTGCTGGAGGTGTCTGGGTGGGGGATTAGCTGAACTGTGTTGCCCTGAGCCAGTGACAGGAAGAAATTTGCTCTCACTGGACTGAAAGACAAATTGAGTAGCCAGGGGATCCCAGGTGGTAGCCAATAACTGGCCTAGCTCCCACTGGTCCATTTTTGTTCAGAAACTGTTATTCAGCACCCTTTACGTGCAAAATGATTAAATTATTTCCTTGCCTTTGTAAGCCTCAGCCCTAGCCCTAGCTGTTATTAACAGATAGCCTAATATCCCAACTACGAGCCATCCCCCCCAATAGtttaaacagctgctgttttctttctcagctgtcATCAGTACACAAATGCCCTCTCTGTTAGTCTCATCTAGCTAGCTAGATTCTTATTTTTATCATGACATCGCCATGACTTATGGCTGTGTTGAGTGGGGACAAAAAATACAATTAAAGGGTAAACTACAGCCAGAATCATATAAGCGCTGGTTGTTGCCTGGCTTCAGCCCCtactattattattgctattgcagtagcatctaggagccctggtcatggaccagtcccccactgtgctaggtgctgtacaaacacagaccataaAGATGGTCATGCCTGGAAATAAATCCTTCACTAGGCTGCTGAAGGCTGAAATTGATCTGTTCATAATGGATATGTAACGAAGGCTAGAACATAAGCACATACAGACCTGCTGCCATATCCCATCATCATTACTATTTGTAGACCCATAGCACGCAAAGGCTCTCCTTGTGATAGACACTGCACAGCCAGAgtatgtttcttcacttctgttcCTAAACTGTGCAGCATTGCAGGATTGCTTGGACATGGCAGCTTTTTTTCTATGATTGGGGGGTGACTTGCGTGTGAATAGTTTGAAAGGTGCCTTGAGAGCCTCATAGatgagaaaggtttcagagtagcagccgtgttagtctgtattcgcaaaaagaaaaggagtacttgtggcaccttaataattggttagtctgtaaggtgccacaagtactccttttctttttatagatgaCAGAGTGCTTTATAAGTGGAAGTTATTCTTAGTAATAATTTATCGTCCTTTGAGAGTCAAAGCCTACGATTAAATATTTGTGCCATTAATAAATGTACAGTGACAGGAAGGGAATCACAGAACAACTATCCTGTCCTTTGGAATTAATGTCTAAATGTTGCCATCTAGTGGCTTTTCACTgcagttacactgctgtaacaaACCCAACGGACCTGCATTTACTTGCAAGGGCAGGGGCCCCAACTacaaaacacaaaattaaaacaTATGCAAGTTTCAAGCATCCACAAGTAAATGACCCAGCTCCTGCCTCTTAACCCCACAGAACACTGGCTGCATGTCTGGCGTAGTCCTGGGCCTCGCCTTCAGGACTTAGTTTGTTGTACTGGACTATGGTGTGGAATTTGATTTTCCCTCCAGAGAAATAAATCGAGAGCGTATGGATAGTGTCAGAAGCTGTTAGGTGGTAATATGGTCCATaggatatttaattatattacgTACTAGTCTGTATTGTGTTA
This portion of the Chelonia mydas isolate rCheMyd1 chromosome 21, rCheMyd1.pri.v2, whole genome shotgun sequence genome encodes:
- the AMPD1 gene encoding AMP deaminase 1 isoform X3, giving the protein MTLRRGPEAGRTHPLGRGVPLSRVPRSLSGRKVPEQGDDRVQAGGGGSWWRWQKRPDHSAHPEPLCGRVRPDHREMDEAMRSFAEKVFASEVKDEESRHEISPFDVEEICPILHHEIRDHMIHQEATATADKRKKRISLKTIALALPMAHPSATRLSTIDEFIAASPLYQAVPDFQRVQISGDYASGVTTEDFEVVCRGLYRALCIREKYMQKSFQRFPKTPSQYLRNIEGEVWRANDGCAPAFTPPVKEGEDPFQLDNLPEDLGYCIRMQGGVVYVYADAVAARRGEPKDLPYPNLEDFLDDMNFLLALIAQGPMKTYTHRRLKFLSSKFSVHEMLNEMEELKELKNNPHRDFYNCRKVDTHIHAAACMNQKHLLHFIKKSYRVDAERVVYDAKGKKLTLKELFQQLNLHPYDLTVDSLDVHAGRQTFQRFDKFNDKYNPVGASELRDLYLKTENTIDGEYFATIIKEVSADLEDAKYQHAEPRLSIYGRSPEEWPKLASWFNRHRVYSPNMKWMIQVPRIYDVFRAKKFLPHFGKMLENIFVPVFEATICPQANKELSVFLRHQITGFDSVDDESKHSGHMFSTKSPKPDKWSHEKNPSYTYYLYYMYANIMVLNSLRRERGMNTFLFRPHCGEAGAITHLLAAFMTADNISHGLNLKKSPVLQYLYFLAQIPIAMSPLSNNSLFLEYAKNPLLDFHQKGLMVSLSTDDPMQFHYTKEKTKFLGENYREEGPQGNNIWKTNVPQIRMAYRYETWCYELNLIAEGLKTPE